A genome region from Deinococcus sp. KNUC1210 includes the following:
- a CDS encoding SDR family NAD(P)-dependent oxidoreductase, with translation MPLLPPDTRLQGQVIAVTSADQGYGRIISSALARCGADVVLIGNNPETLAAHASSIENASSVRGGGTAIPIKADVGVPMDWRSAQQRILEIFGVLHGIVHLADKRAMSSFTTLSEGEWMDLFNCNVKSSVGIAQIARRYLPSTWLTIIGPHLDEKGLHTSPQRGALKGLVEQAYTEELRANLVLPGRASSSDETLDRPLADAVLALAMPELSHLTGNIVRVPMPAVSSLRGDQGALLTNLMER, from the coding sequence ATGCCGCTCTTACCGCCAGACACCCGCCTTCAGGGACAGGTCATCGCCGTCACAAGCGCCGATCAGGGGTATGGCCGCATCATCAGCAGCGCTCTGGCCCGCTGCGGGGCCGACGTGGTCCTGATCGGCAACAATCCCGAAACCCTGGCCGCCCACGCCAGCAGCATCGAAAACGCCAGCAGCGTGCGCGGCGGCGGCACCGCCATTCCGATCAAGGCCGACGTGGGCGTGCCGATGGACTGGCGCAGCGCCCAGCAGCGCATCCTGGAAATCTTCGGCGTGCTGCACGGCATCGTGCATCTGGCCGACAAACGCGCCATGAGCAGCTTCACCACGCTCAGCGAGGGCGAATGGATGGACCTGTTCAACTGCAACGTCAAATCGAGCGTGGGCATCGCGCAGATTGCCCGGCGCTACCTGCCGAGCACCTGGCTGACCATCATCGGGCCGCACCTGGACGAGAAAGGCCTGCACACCTCGCCGCAGCGCGGGGCGCTGAAGGGACTGGTCGAGCAGGCCTATACCGAGGAGTTGCGCGCCAATCTGGTGCTGCCCGGACGCGCCTCCAGCAGCGACGAAACGCTGGATCGCCCGCTGGCCGATGCGGTGCTGGCGCTCGCCATGCCGGAGCTGAGCCACCTGACCGGCAACATCGTGCGCGTGCCGATGCCTGCCGTCTCCAGCCTGCGCGGCGACCAGGGTGCGCTGCTGACAAACCTGATGGAGCGCTGA
- the nrdR gene encoding transcriptional regulator NrdR, translated as MRCPYCSFADSRVVNSRSGDDGSAIRRRRECLNCARRFTTYERAQLEPLMVLKRGGVRQAFNPDKLLRGLVLATEKRPISAETLRAFAYGFEDEVQAPEIDSREIGKRAMTFLRPLDDVAYIRFASVYRDFDSLERFIEEIQGLKDEG; from the coding sequence ATGCGCTGTCCGTACTGCTCGTTTGCCGACAGCCGCGTGGTCAATTCGCGCAGCGGCGACGATGGCAGCGCCATCCGGCGGCGGCGCGAATGCCTGAACTGTGCCCGGCGCTTCACCACCTACGAACGCGCCCAGCTCGAACCGCTGATGGTTCTCAAGCGCGGCGGCGTGCGGCAGGCGTTCAACCCAGACAAGCTGCTGCGCGGGCTGGTCCTCGCCACCGAGAAGCGCCCGATCTCGGCGGAAACCCTGCGGGCCTTTGCCTACGGCTTCGAGGACGAGGTGCAGGCCCCGGAGATCGACTCACGCGAGATCGGCAAGCGGGCCATGACCTTTCTGCGCCCGCTCGACGACGTGGCCTATATCCGCTTTGCCAGCGTCTACCGCGACTTCGACAGCCTGGAACGCTTTATCGAGGAAATTCAGGGCCTGAAAGACGAGGGCTAG